A genomic segment from Syngnathus scovelli strain Florida chromosome 3, RoL_Ssco_1.2, whole genome shotgun sequence encodes:
- the LOC125993996 gene encoding ral guanine nucleotide dissociation stimulator isoform X3 has product MEERFYVPRVLAQQPAAMMGVLHLPTYLVDHLSSTQEIGEEVEDDAIFTITLRKVQLHHSSSKGQRWLGVETDSALSLYETCKVRTIKAGTLERLVEYMVTAFKGKDSTYVTIFLCTYRSFATAKQVLDLLLNRYARLQNVPAATAHRVCQDDCTELRNTVSSILGAWLDQYSEDFWTPPGYDCLHQLLSYLHLHFPGSDLERRARNLLAHFHRRQQREPETEGEHLGCPFATQEESGFEDELPTFSFLSFDPIMVAEQFTLMDADLFKKVVPYHCLGCIWSQRDKKGKEHLAPTIRATVAQFNSVTNCVISTCLSNAALKHNQRARLLERWIDVARECRILKNFSSLRAILSALQCNAVHRLKRTWEEVSRESFRTFRELSEIFSDDNNYSLSRELLVKEGTSKFATLEMNPKRAQRRHQQQRDLGVMQGTIPYLGTFLTDLVMMDTAMKDYTEGGLINFEKRRKEFEVIAQIKLLQLASNNYSFTQDAHFREWFASTEKLSEAESYQLSCDIEPLSESAGNTLRAKKNGGIMKRWSDRQLAEGSSGCSAAGSGGGAVGSHSKSFEHAHFRPYQGGDGGDALSVTSVSSSGSDLEDVNASFLSDSPEGHERKTSTPSVKLSVSALGREASAADTTSTFWECTSLSSLDTSGMGSSSGSASGSSTASSSSVSSAAALSLSLSAARSHKRSVSAVSNYSTLSLPLYNQQVDDCCIIRVSLDVENGNMYKSILVTSQDKTPAVIRKAMIKHNLEREKTEDYELVQKISEDKELRIPDNANVFYAMNSSANYDFVLKKRGPARPVRAKTVASSTLPRMKQKGLKIAKGIF; this is encoded by the exons ATGGAGGAGCGCTTCTACGTGCCGCGAGTGTTGGCGCAGCAGCCCGCCGCCATGATGGGCGTGTTACACCTGCCCACATACCTCGTGGACCACCTG AGCTCGACGCAGGAGATTGGCGAAGAAGTGGAGGACGACGCCATCTTCACCATCACGCTGCGTAAGGTGCAACTGCACCACTCGTCCAGCAAAGGGCAGCGTTGGCTGGGGGTGGAGACGGACTCCGCCCTCAGTCTCTACGAGACGTGCAAGGTGCGAACCATCAAGGCGGGCACCCTGGAGAGGCTGGTGGAGTACATGGTCACGGCCTTCAAGGGCAAGGACTCCACCTACGTCACCATCTTCCTCTGCACTTACCGATCCTTTGCCACTGCCAAGCAGGTGCTCGACCTGCTGCTCAACAG GTACGCCAGGCTCCAGAATGTTCCAGCGGCGACGGCGCATCGCGTCTGCCAGGACGACTGCACCGAGCTCAGAAA CACGGTATCGTCCATCTTGGGTGCCTGGCTGGACCAGTACTCTGAGGACTTCTGGACTCCGCCAGGCTACGACTGCTTGCACCAGCTTTTGTCGTACCTCCACCTTCATTTCCCCGGTTCTGACCTTGAGCGTCGTGCCCGCAACCTGCTGGCGCATTTCCACAGACGGCAGCAGCGTGAGCCCGAAACCGAAG GCGAACACTTGGGCTGCCCGTTCGCCACGCAGGAGGAGAGCGGCTTCGAGGACGAGCTGCCTACTTTCAGCTTCCTCTCCTTCGACCCCATCATGGTGGCCGAGCAATTCACGCTCATGGACGCG GACCTGTTTAAGAAGGTGGTTCCATACCACTGCCTGGGCTGCATCTGGTCCCAGCGTGACAAGAAGGGCAAAGAGCACCTGGCGCCCACCATCCGCGCCACGGTGGCCCAGTTCAACTCGGTCACCAACTGCGTAATCAGCACCTGCCTCAGTAACGCCGCGCTCAAGCACAACCAGAGGGCTCGACTCCTGGAGAGGTGGATCGACGTGGCCCGG GAATGTCGTATCCTGAAGAACTTCTCGTCCTTGCGAGCCATCCTTTCCGCCCTGCAGTGCAACGCCGTCCACCGCCTGAAGAGGACCTGGGAGGAAGTCTCTCG GGAGAGTTTCCGCACCTTTCGCGAGCTTTCCGAGATCTTCTCCGACGACAACAACTATTCACTCAGCCGGGAGCTGCTGGTGAAG GAAGGAACGTCTAAGTTTGCGACTTTGGAGATGAATCCCAAACGAGCTCAGCGGAGACACCAGCAGCAGAGAGACCTG GGAGTGATGCAGGGCACAATTCCTTACCTGGGCACCTTCCTGACAGACCTGGTCATGATGGACACGGCCATGAAGGACTACACCGAG GGTGGTCTGATCAACTTTGAAAAGAGACGAAAG gagtTTGAAGTAATCGCGCAGATCAAATTACTGCAGCTGGCATCCAACAACTACAGCTTCACTCAAGACGCGCACTTCCGCGAGTGGTTCGCCTCCACCGAGAAGCTCAGCGAGGCCGAGAG CTACCAGCTGTCGTGCGACATCGAGCCGCTCTCCGAGTCGGCGGGCAACACGTTGCGAGCCAAGAAGAACGGAGGGATCATGAAACGATGGAGCGA TCGTCAGTTGGCCGAGGGCTCGTCCGGTTGCTCGGCGGCCGGAAGCGGTGGTGGCGCCGTGGGCTCCCACTCCAAGTCCTTTGAGCACGCCCACTTCCGACCATACCAAggcggcgacggcggcgacgccctCAGCGTCACCTCCGTCAGCTCCAGCGGCTCCGACCTAGAGGACGTCAATGCCAGCTTCCTCTCGGACTCGCCCGAGGGACACGAGAGGAAG ACGTCAACGCCTTCGGTGAAACTCTCCGTTTCCGCTCTGGGGAGAGAAGCTTCGGCCGCAGACACAACCTCCACG TTCTGGGAGTGCACGTCGCTGTCGTCTCTGGACACGTCGGGCATGGGCTCCAGCTCGGGCTCGGCGTCGGGCTCCAGCACGGCGTCGTCGTCGTCGGTGTCGTCGGCGGcggcgctctcgctctctctgtcgGCGGCGCGCTCGCACAAGCGCTCGGTGTCGGCCGTGTCCAACTACTCCACGCTGTCGCTGCCCCTCTACAACCAGCAGGTGGACGACTGCTGCATCATCCGCGTCAGCCTCGATGTGGAGAACGGGAACATGTACAAGAGCATCCTG GTGACCAGCCAGGACAAGACGCCCGCCGTCATCCGCAAGGCGATGATCAAACACAATCTGGAGAGGGAAAAAACCGAAGACTACGAGCTGGTGCAGAAGATCTCAGAAGACAAAG AGCTCCGCATTCCCGACAACGCCAACGTCTTCTACGCCATGAACTCCAGCGCCAACTACGACTTTGTGCTGAAGAAGCGCGGGCCGGCGCGACCCGTACGCGCCAAGACAGTGGCCAGCTCCACGCTGCCGCGCATGAAGCAGAAAGGACTGAAGATCGCCAAAGGCATTTTctga
- the LOC125993996 gene encoding ral guanine nucleotide dissociation stimulator isoform X4, with protein MIMLEKQSSTQEIGEEVEDDAIFTITLRKVQLHHSSSKGQRWLGVETDSALSLYETCKVRTIKAGTLERLVEYMVTAFKGKDSTYVTIFLCTYRSFATAKQVLDLLLNRYARLQNVPAATAHRVCQDDCTELRNTVSSILGAWLDQYSEDFWTPPGYDCLHQLLSYLHLHFPGSDLERRARNLLAHFHRRQQREPETEGEHLGCPFATQEESGFEDELPTFSFLSFDPIMVAEQFTLMDADLFKKVVPYHCLGCIWSQRDKKGKEHLAPTIRATVAQFNSVTNCVISTCLSNAALKHNQRARLLERWIDVARECRILKNFSSLRAILSALQCNAVHRLKRTWEEVSRESFRTFRELSEIFSDDNNYSLSRELLVKEGTSKFATLEMNPKRAQRRHQQQRDLGVMQGTIPYLGTFLTDLVMMDTAMKDYTEGGLINFEKRRKEFEVIAQIKLLQLASNNYSFTQDAHFREWFASTEKLSEAESYQLSCDIEPLSESAGNTLRAKKNGGIMKRWSDRQLAEGSSGCSAAGSGGGAVGSHSKSFEHAHFRPYQGGDGGDALSVTSVSSSGSDLEDVNASFLSDSPEGHERKTSTPSVKLSVSALGREASAADTTSTFWECTSLSSLDTSGMGSSSGSASGSSTASSSSVSSAAALSLSLSAARSHKRSVSAVSNYSTLSLPLYNQQVDDCCIIRVSLDVENGNMYKSILVTSQDKTPAVIRKAMIKHNLEREKTEDYELVQKISEDKELRIPDNANVFYAMNSSANYDFVLKKRGPARPVRAKTVASSTLPRMKQKGLKIAKGIF; from the exons atgatcatgctggaaaaacaG AGCTCGACGCAGGAGATTGGCGAAGAAGTGGAGGACGACGCCATCTTCACCATCACGCTGCGTAAGGTGCAACTGCACCACTCGTCCAGCAAAGGGCAGCGTTGGCTGGGGGTGGAGACGGACTCCGCCCTCAGTCTCTACGAGACGTGCAAGGTGCGAACCATCAAGGCGGGCACCCTGGAGAGGCTGGTGGAGTACATGGTCACGGCCTTCAAGGGCAAGGACTCCACCTACGTCACCATCTTCCTCTGCACTTACCGATCCTTTGCCACTGCCAAGCAGGTGCTCGACCTGCTGCTCAACAG GTACGCCAGGCTCCAGAATGTTCCAGCGGCGACGGCGCATCGCGTCTGCCAGGACGACTGCACCGAGCTCAGAAA CACGGTATCGTCCATCTTGGGTGCCTGGCTGGACCAGTACTCTGAGGACTTCTGGACTCCGCCAGGCTACGACTGCTTGCACCAGCTTTTGTCGTACCTCCACCTTCATTTCCCCGGTTCTGACCTTGAGCGTCGTGCCCGCAACCTGCTGGCGCATTTCCACAGACGGCAGCAGCGTGAGCCCGAAACCGAAG GCGAACACTTGGGCTGCCCGTTCGCCACGCAGGAGGAGAGCGGCTTCGAGGACGAGCTGCCTACTTTCAGCTTCCTCTCCTTCGACCCCATCATGGTGGCCGAGCAATTCACGCTCATGGACGCG GACCTGTTTAAGAAGGTGGTTCCATACCACTGCCTGGGCTGCATCTGGTCCCAGCGTGACAAGAAGGGCAAAGAGCACCTGGCGCCCACCATCCGCGCCACGGTGGCCCAGTTCAACTCGGTCACCAACTGCGTAATCAGCACCTGCCTCAGTAACGCCGCGCTCAAGCACAACCAGAGGGCTCGACTCCTGGAGAGGTGGATCGACGTGGCCCGG GAATGTCGTATCCTGAAGAACTTCTCGTCCTTGCGAGCCATCCTTTCCGCCCTGCAGTGCAACGCCGTCCACCGCCTGAAGAGGACCTGGGAGGAAGTCTCTCG GGAGAGTTTCCGCACCTTTCGCGAGCTTTCCGAGATCTTCTCCGACGACAACAACTATTCACTCAGCCGGGAGCTGCTGGTGAAG GAAGGAACGTCTAAGTTTGCGACTTTGGAGATGAATCCCAAACGAGCTCAGCGGAGACACCAGCAGCAGAGAGACCTG GGAGTGATGCAGGGCACAATTCCTTACCTGGGCACCTTCCTGACAGACCTGGTCATGATGGACACGGCCATGAAGGACTACACCGAG GGTGGTCTGATCAACTTTGAAAAGAGACGAAAG gagtTTGAAGTAATCGCGCAGATCAAATTACTGCAGCTGGCATCCAACAACTACAGCTTCACTCAAGACGCGCACTTCCGCGAGTGGTTCGCCTCCACCGAGAAGCTCAGCGAGGCCGAGAG CTACCAGCTGTCGTGCGACATCGAGCCGCTCTCCGAGTCGGCGGGCAACACGTTGCGAGCCAAGAAGAACGGAGGGATCATGAAACGATGGAGCGA TCGTCAGTTGGCCGAGGGCTCGTCCGGTTGCTCGGCGGCCGGAAGCGGTGGTGGCGCCGTGGGCTCCCACTCCAAGTCCTTTGAGCACGCCCACTTCCGACCATACCAAggcggcgacggcggcgacgccctCAGCGTCACCTCCGTCAGCTCCAGCGGCTCCGACCTAGAGGACGTCAATGCCAGCTTCCTCTCGGACTCGCCCGAGGGACACGAGAGGAAG ACGTCAACGCCTTCGGTGAAACTCTCCGTTTCCGCTCTGGGGAGAGAAGCTTCGGCCGCAGACACAACCTCCACG TTCTGGGAGTGCACGTCGCTGTCGTCTCTGGACACGTCGGGCATGGGCTCCAGCTCGGGCTCGGCGTCGGGCTCCAGCACGGCGTCGTCGTCGTCGGTGTCGTCGGCGGcggcgctctcgctctctctgtcgGCGGCGCGCTCGCACAAGCGCTCGGTGTCGGCCGTGTCCAACTACTCCACGCTGTCGCTGCCCCTCTACAACCAGCAGGTGGACGACTGCTGCATCATCCGCGTCAGCCTCGATGTGGAGAACGGGAACATGTACAAGAGCATCCTG GTGACCAGCCAGGACAAGACGCCCGCCGTCATCCGCAAGGCGATGATCAAACACAATCTGGAGAGGGAAAAAACCGAAGACTACGAGCTGGTGCAGAAGATCTCAGAAGACAAAG AGCTCCGCATTCCCGACAACGCCAACGTCTTCTACGCCATGAACTCCAGCGCCAACTACGACTTTGTGCTGAAGAAGCGCGGGCCGGCGCGACCCGTACGCGCCAAGACAGTGGCCAGCTCCACGCTGCCGCGCATGAAGCAGAAAGGACTGAAGATCGCCAAAGGCATTTTctga
- the LOC125993996 gene encoding ral guanine nucleotide dissociation stimulator isoform X1, whose translation MRRERACPPGLLPHFLRRRRSNSRGQVAADLLRGSEMGSWSRWTCGLLVRSVGNFDGNATQSSTQEIGEEVEDDAIFTITLRKVQLHHSSSKGQRWLGVETDSALSLYETCKVRTIKAGTLERLVEYMVTAFKGKDSTYVTIFLCTYRSFATAKQVLDLLLNRYARLQNVPAATAHRVCQDDCTELRNTVSSILGAWLDQYSEDFWTPPGYDCLHQLLSYLHLHFPGSDLERRARNLLAHFHRRQQREPETEGEHLGCPFATQEESGFEDELPTFSFLSFDPIMVAEQFTLMDADLFKKVVPYHCLGCIWSQRDKKGKEHLAPTIRATVAQFNSVTNCVISTCLSNAALKHNQRARLLERWIDVARECRILKNFSSLRAILSALQCNAVHRLKRTWEEVSRESFRTFRELSEIFSDDNNYSLSRELLVKEGTSKFATLEMNPKRAQRRHQQQRDLGVMQGTIPYLGTFLTDLVMMDTAMKDYTEGGLINFEKRRKEFEVIAQIKLLQLASNNYSFTQDAHFREWFASTEKLSEAESYQLSCDIEPLSESAGNTLRAKKNGGIMKRWSDRQLAEGSSGCSAAGSGGGAVGSHSKSFEHAHFRPYQGGDGGDALSVTSVSSSGSDLEDVNASFLSDSPEGHERKTSTPSVKLSVSALGREASAADTTSTFWECTSLSSLDTSGMGSSSGSASGSSTASSSSVSSAAALSLSLSAARSHKRSVSAVSNYSTLSLPLYNQQVDDCCIIRVSLDVENGNMYKSILVTSQDKTPAVIRKAMIKHNLEREKTEDYELVQKISEDKELRIPDNANVFYAMNSSANYDFVLKKRGPARPVRAKTVASSTLPRMKQKGLKIAKGIF comes from the exons ATGCGGCGAGAGCGAGCGTGTCCGCCTGGGCTTTTGCCCCACTTTTTAAGGAGGCGCCGCAGCAACAGCCGTGGGCAGGTGGCGGCCGACCTCCTTCGGGGTTCCGAGATGGGGAGCTGGAGCCGCTGGACTTGCGGACTGCTGGTCCGATCGGTGGGGAACTTTGACGGGAACGCAACACAG AGCTCGACGCAGGAGATTGGCGAAGAAGTGGAGGACGACGCCATCTTCACCATCACGCTGCGTAAGGTGCAACTGCACCACTCGTCCAGCAAAGGGCAGCGTTGGCTGGGGGTGGAGACGGACTCCGCCCTCAGTCTCTACGAGACGTGCAAGGTGCGAACCATCAAGGCGGGCACCCTGGAGAGGCTGGTGGAGTACATGGTCACGGCCTTCAAGGGCAAGGACTCCACCTACGTCACCATCTTCCTCTGCACTTACCGATCCTTTGCCACTGCCAAGCAGGTGCTCGACCTGCTGCTCAACAG GTACGCCAGGCTCCAGAATGTTCCAGCGGCGACGGCGCATCGCGTCTGCCAGGACGACTGCACCGAGCTCAGAAA CACGGTATCGTCCATCTTGGGTGCCTGGCTGGACCAGTACTCTGAGGACTTCTGGACTCCGCCAGGCTACGACTGCTTGCACCAGCTTTTGTCGTACCTCCACCTTCATTTCCCCGGTTCTGACCTTGAGCGTCGTGCCCGCAACCTGCTGGCGCATTTCCACAGACGGCAGCAGCGTGAGCCCGAAACCGAAG GCGAACACTTGGGCTGCCCGTTCGCCACGCAGGAGGAGAGCGGCTTCGAGGACGAGCTGCCTACTTTCAGCTTCCTCTCCTTCGACCCCATCATGGTGGCCGAGCAATTCACGCTCATGGACGCG GACCTGTTTAAGAAGGTGGTTCCATACCACTGCCTGGGCTGCATCTGGTCCCAGCGTGACAAGAAGGGCAAAGAGCACCTGGCGCCCACCATCCGCGCCACGGTGGCCCAGTTCAACTCGGTCACCAACTGCGTAATCAGCACCTGCCTCAGTAACGCCGCGCTCAAGCACAACCAGAGGGCTCGACTCCTGGAGAGGTGGATCGACGTGGCCCGG GAATGTCGTATCCTGAAGAACTTCTCGTCCTTGCGAGCCATCCTTTCCGCCCTGCAGTGCAACGCCGTCCACCGCCTGAAGAGGACCTGGGAGGAAGTCTCTCG GGAGAGTTTCCGCACCTTTCGCGAGCTTTCCGAGATCTTCTCCGACGACAACAACTATTCACTCAGCCGGGAGCTGCTGGTGAAG GAAGGAACGTCTAAGTTTGCGACTTTGGAGATGAATCCCAAACGAGCTCAGCGGAGACACCAGCAGCAGAGAGACCTG GGAGTGATGCAGGGCACAATTCCTTACCTGGGCACCTTCCTGACAGACCTGGTCATGATGGACACGGCCATGAAGGACTACACCGAG GGTGGTCTGATCAACTTTGAAAAGAGACGAAAG gagtTTGAAGTAATCGCGCAGATCAAATTACTGCAGCTGGCATCCAACAACTACAGCTTCACTCAAGACGCGCACTTCCGCGAGTGGTTCGCCTCCACCGAGAAGCTCAGCGAGGCCGAGAG CTACCAGCTGTCGTGCGACATCGAGCCGCTCTCCGAGTCGGCGGGCAACACGTTGCGAGCCAAGAAGAACGGAGGGATCATGAAACGATGGAGCGA TCGTCAGTTGGCCGAGGGCTCGTCCGGTTGCTCGGCGGCCGGAAGCGGTGGTGGCGCCGTGGGCTCCCACTCCAAGTCCTTTGAGCACGCCCACTTCCGACCATACCAAggcggcgacggcggcgacgccctCAGCGTCACCTCCGTCAGCTCCAGCGGCTCCGACCTAGAGGACGTCAATGCCAGCTTCCTCTCGGACTCGCCCGAGGGACACGAGAGGAAG ACGTCAACGCCTTCGGTGAAACTCTCCGTTTCCGCTCTGGGGAGAGAAGCTTCGGCCGCAGACACAACCTCCACG TTCTGGGAGTGCACGTCGCTGTCGTCTCTGGACACGTCGGGCATGGGCTCCAGCTCGGGCTCGGCGTCGGGCTCCAGCACGGCGTCGTCGTCGTCGGTGTCGTCGGCGGcggcgctctcgctctctctgtcgGCGGCGCGCTCGCACAAGCGCTCGGTGTCGGCCGTGTCCAACTACTCCACGCTGTCGCTGCCCCTCTACAACCAGCAGGTGGACGACTGCTGCATCATCCGCGTCAGCCTCGATGTGGAGAACGGGAACATGTACAAGAGCATCCTG GTGACCAGCCAGGACAAGACGCCCGCCGTCATCCGCAAGGCGATGATCAAACACAATCTGGAGAGGGAAAAAACCGAAGACTACGAGCTGGTGCAGAAGATCTCAGAAGACAAAG AGCTCCGCATTCCCGACAACGCCAACGTCTTCTACGCCATGAACTCCAGCGCCAACTACGACTTTGTGCTGAAGAAGCGCGGGCCGGCGCGACCCGTACGCGCCAAGACAGTGGCCAGCTCCACGCTGCCGCGCATGAAGCAGAAAGGACTGAAGATCGCCAAAGGCATTTTctga
- the LOC125993996 gene encoding ral guanine nucleotide dissociation stimulator isoform X2, with the protein MFESSWRARDVWDGVKLEVSNGCGSVVLHSFTQLHPDLPLPESSTQEIGEEVEDDAIFTITLRKVQLHHSSSKGQRWLGVETDSALSLYETCKVRTIKAGTLERLVEYMVTAFKGKDSTYVTIFLCTYRSFATAKQVLDLLLNRYARLQNVPAATAHRVCQDDCTELRNTVSSILGAWLDQYSEDFWTPPGYDCLHQLLSYLHLHFPGSDLERRARNLLAHFHRRQQREPETEGEHLGCPFATQEESGFEDELPTFSFLSFDPIMVAEQFTLMDADLFKKVVPYHCLGCIWSQRDKKGKEHLAPTIRATVAQFNSVTNCVISTCLSNAALKHNQRARLLERWIDVARECRILKNFSSLRAILSALQCNAVHRLKRTWEEVSRESFRTFRELSEIFSDDNNYSLSRELLVKEGTSKFATLEMNPKRAQRRHQQQRDLGVMQGTIPYLGTFLTDLVMMDTAMKDYTEGGLINFEKRRKEFEVIAQIKLLQLASNNYSFTQDAHFREWFASTEKLSEAESYQLSCDIEPLSESAGNTLRAKKNGGIMKRWSDRQLAEGSSGCSAAGSGGGAVGSHSKSFEHAHFRPYQGGDGGDALSVTSVSSSGSDLEDVNASFLSDSPEGHERKTSTPSVKLSVSALGREASAADTTSTFWECTSLSSLDTSGMGSSSGSASGSSTASSSSVSSAAALSLSLSAARSHKRSVSAVSNYSTLSLPLYNQQVDDCCIIRVSLDVENGNMYKSILVTSQDKTPAVIRKAMIKHNLEREKTEDYELVQKISEDKELRIPDNANVFYAMNSSANYDFVLKKRGPARPVRAKTVASSTLPRMKQKGLKIAKGIF; encoded by the exons ATGTTCGAGTCGTCGTGGCGGGCGCGAGACGTGTGGGACGGGGTGAAGCTGGAGGTGTCCAACGGCTGCGGCTCGGTGGTGCTCCATAGTTTTACGCAGCTACACCCGGACCTTCCTCTACCGGAG AGCTCGACGCAGGAGATTGGCGAAGAAGTGGAGGACGACGCCATCTTCACCATCACGCTGCGTAAGGTGCAACTGCACCACTCGTCCAGCAAAGGGCAGCGTTGGCTGGGGGTGGAGACGGACTCCGCCCTCAGTCTCTACGAGACGTGCAAGGTGCGAACCATCAAGGCGGGCACCCTGGAGAGGCTGGTGGAGTACATGGTCACGGCCTTCAAGGGCAAGGACTCCACCTACGTCACCATCTTCCTCTGCACTTACCGATCCTTTGCCACTGCCAAGCAGGTGCTCGACCTGCTGCTCAACAG GTACGCCAGGCTCCAGAATGTTCCAGCGGCGACGGCGCATCGCGTCTGCCAGGACGACTGCACCGAGCTCAGAAA CACGGTATCGTCCATCTTGGGTGCCTGGCTGGACCAGTACTCTGAGGACTTCTGGACTCCGCCAGGCTACGACTGCTTGCACCAGCTTTTGTCGTACCTCCACCTTCATTTCCCCGGTTCTGACCTTGAGCGTCGTGCCCGCAACCTGCTGGCGCATTTCCACAGACGGCAGCAGCGTGAGCCCGAAACCGAAG GCGAACACTTGGGCTGCCCGTTCGCCACGCAGGAGGAGAGCGGCTTCGAGGACGAGCTGCCTACTTTCAGCTTCCTCTCCTTCGACCCCATCATGGTGGCCGAGCAATTCACGCTCATGGACGCG GACCTGTTTAAGAAGGTGGTTCCATACCACTGCCTGGGCTGCATCTGGTCCCAGCGTGACAAGAAGGGCAAAGAGCACCTGGCGCCCACCATCCGCGCCACGGTGGCCCAGTTCAACTCGGTCACCAACTGCGTAATCAGCACCTGCCTCAGTAACGCCGCGCTCAAGCACAACCAGAGGGCTCGACTCCTGGAGAGGTGGATCGACGTGGCCCGG GAATGTCGTATCCTGAAGAACTTCTCGTCCTTGCGAGCCATCCTTTCCGCCCTGCAGTGCAACGCCGTCCACCGCCTGAAGAGGACCTGGGAGGAAGTCTCTCG GGAGAGTTTCCGCACCTTTCGCGAGCTTTCCGAGATCTTCTCCGACGACAACAACTATTCACTCAGCCGGGAGCTGCTGGTGAAG GAAGGAACGTCTAAGTTTGCGACTTTGGAGATGAATCCCAAACGAGCTCAGCGGAGACACCAGCAGCAGAGAGACCTG GGAGTGATGCAGGGCACAATTCCTTACCTGGGCACCTTCCTGACAGACCTGGTCATGATGGACACGGCCATGAAGGACTACACCGAG GGTGGTCTGATCAACTTTGAAAAGAGACGAAAG gagtTTGAAGTAATCGCGCAGATCAAATTACTGCAGCTGGCATCCAACAACTACAGCTTCACTCAAGACGCGCACTTCCGCGAGTGGTTCGCCTCCACCGAGAAGCTCAGCGAGGCCGAGAG CTACCAGCTGTCGTGCGACATCGAGCCGCTCTCCGAGTCGGCGGGCAACACGTTGCGAGCCAAGAAGAACGGAGGGATCATGAAACGATGGAGCGA TCGTCAGTTGGCCGAGGGCTCGTCCGGTTGCTCGGCGGCCGGAAGCGGTGGTGGCGCCGTGGGCTCCCACTCCAAGTCCTTTGAGCACGCCCACTTCCGACCATACCAAggcggcgacggcggcgacgccctCAGCGTCACCTCCGTCAGCTCCAGCGGCTCCGACCTAGAGGACGTCAATGCCAGCTTCCTCTCGGACTCGCCCGAGGGACACGAGAGGAAG ACGTCAACGCCTTCGGTGAAACTCTCCGTTTCCGCTCTGGGGAGAGAAGCTTCGGCCGCAGACACAACCTCCACG TTCTGGGAGTGCACGTCGCTGTCGTCTCTGGACACGTCGGGCATGGGCTCCAGCTCGGGCTCGGCGTCGGGCTCCAGCACGGCGTCGTCGTCGTCGGTGTCGTCGGCGGcggcgctctcgctctctctgtcgGCGGCGCGCTCGCACAAGCGCTCGGTGTCGGCCGTGTCCAACTACTCCACGCTGTCGCTGCCCCTCTACAACCAGCAGGTGGACGACTGCTGCATCATCCGCGTCAGCCTCGATGTGGAGAACGGGAACATGTACAAGAGCATCCTG GTGACCAGCCAGGACAAGACGCCCGCCGTCATCCGCAAGGCGATGATCAAACACAATCTGGAGAGGGAAAAAACCGAAGACTACGAGCTGGTGCAGAAGATCTCAGAAGACAAAG AGCTCCGCATTCCCGACAACGCCAACGTCTTCTACGCCATGAACTCCAGCGCCAACTACGACTTTGTGCTGAAGAAGCGCGGGCCGGCGCGACCCGTACGCGCCAAGACAGTGGCCAGCTCCACGCTGCCGCGCATGAAGCAGAAAGGACTGAAGATCGCCAAAGGCATTTTctga